A single window of Rhodospirillales bacterium DNA harbors:
- a CDS encoding threonine/serine dehydratase, producing MNSSVPSELPAYDDVKDAAGRLHGVAFETPLLESPLLDDELGFRLLIKAEVLQRTGSFKFRGAYNRVSRLSADERRRGVVGFSSGNHAQGVAAAAQLVGAPAVIVMPKDAPAMKIANTRAYGAEVVLYDRLKDDREAIGEKLARERGLTLVRPFDDFYIIAGQGTGGLEIARAARARGIKLDAVLVPCGGGGLTAGLAIALAAESPGTEMWAVEPAGWDDWKRSFASGRIERAGGHGSMLCDALLSPSPGVMTFAINRRLVKGALDVDDDAVMKAMALAWRHFKLVVEPGGAVALAAAISGALPVRGKTVCVVCSGGNVEAAVFRTALERFA from the coding sequence ATGAATTCCTCCGTCCCTTCTGAACTGCCCGCTTACGACGACGTCAAGGATGCCGCCGGTCGACTGCACGGCGTCGCGTTCGAGACGCCACTGCTGGAATCGCCGCTGCTCGACGACGAACTCGGCTTCCGGCTGCTGATCAAGGCCGAGGTGCTGCAGCGCACCGGTTCGTTCAAGTTTCGCGGCGCCTACAACCGTGTGTCGCGGCTTTCGGCCGACGAACGCCGGCGCGGCGTGGTCGGCTTTTCGTCGGGCAACCACGCGCAAGGGGTCGCCGCCGCCGCGCAACTGGTTGGGGCGCCCGCCGTGATCGTCATGCCCAAGGACGCGCCGGCGATGAAGATTGCCAACACCCGCGCCTACGGCGCCGAAGTGGTGCTGTACGATCGCCTCAAGGACGATCGCGAGGCGATCGGCGAAAAACTCGCGCGCGAACGCGGCCTGACCCTGGTGCGGCCGTTCGACGATTTTTACATCATTGCCGGCCAGGGCACCGGCGGGCTCGAAATAGCCCGTGCGGCGCGCGCGCGCGGGATCAAGCTCGACGCGGTTCTGGTACCATGCGGCGGCGGCGGATTGACGGCCGGGTTGGCGATCGCCCTGGCCGCCGAATCCCCCGGCACCGAGATGTGGGCGGTCGAACCGGCGGGCTGGGACGATTGGAAGCGCTCGTTCGCGTCGGGCCGAATCGAGCGCGCCGGCGGCCACGGCAGTATGTTGTGCGACGCACTGCTGTCGCCCTCGCCGGGCGTAATGACGTTCGCCATCAACCGCCGTTTGGTGAAAGGCGCGCTCGACGTCGACGACGACGCGGTGATGAAGGCGATGGCGCTGGCCTGGCGCCACTTCAAGCTGGTGGTGGAGCCGGGCGGCGCGGTGGCACTGGCGGCGGCGATCTCCGGCGCGTTGCCGGTCAGGGGCAAGACGGTGTGCGTGGTCTGCTCGGGCGGCAACGTGGAAGCGGCGGTGTTTCGGACCGCACTGGAGCGCTTCGCTTAG
- a CDS encoding alpha/beta hydrolase yields MDQPVRRAAGEHAGTNRGRSARPRRPSSTTRDMTAPSAPPYHDRRFTSSDGLNLYFRDSGDPLSPCTPVLCLPGLSRNSRDFAALARRLSATRRVLCPDYRGRGQSDYDPDWRNYHPRTYIEDIRHLLAVAGVGRVVVVGTSMGGILAAGMAVAMPTALAGAVINDVGPEIGIRGLDRIVAYLQDAGPLADWTAAVAKLRANFPNLPAYSDGDWLKIAQSTYRESHDGLLYPDWDVRLVKPLLANGTEGYNLLALFAALRATPVLLVRGERSDVLHADAFERMGRLLPDARRLTVPGVGHAPSLSEPLAQEAIDEFLRPF; encoded by the coding sequence ATGGATCAACCGGTCCGGCGCGCCGCGGGAGAACATGCCGGGACGAATCGCGGCCGAAGCGCGCGCCCTCGCCGACCTTCCTCGACTACTCGGGATATGACCGCGCCCTCCGCGCCACCCTATCACGACCGGCGGTTCACCAGCAGCGACGGGCTTAATCTTTACTTTCGCGATTCAGGCGACCCGTTGTCGCCGTGCACGCCGGTTTTGTGCCTACCCGGCCTTTCACGCAATTCGCGCGACTTCGCGGCGCTGGCGCGGCGGCTCTCTGCGACGCGGCGGGTGCTGTGCCCCGATTATCGCGGCCGCGGCCAATCCGATTACGATCCCGATTGGCGCAATTACCACCCCCGCACGTATATCGAGGACATCCGCCATCTGCTCGCCGTCGCCGGGGTTGGCCGGGTGGTGGTGGTCGGCACGTCAATGGGCGGAATCCTCGCCGCCGGCATGGCGGTGGCGATGCCGACCGCGCTGGCGGGCGCCGTGATCAACGACGTCGGGCCGGAAATCGGCATCCGGGGGCTCGACCGCATCGTTGCCTACTTGCAGGACGCCGGACCGCTCGCCGATTGGACTGCGGCGGTGGCCAAGCTGCGTGCGAATTTTCCCAACCTGCCCGCCTATTCCGACGGCGACTGGCTCAAGATCGCCCAGTCCACCTACCGCGAAAGCCACGACGGCCTGCTCTATCCCGATTGGGACGTGCGCCTGGTCAAGCCGTTGCTGGCCAACGGAACCGAAGGCTATAACCTGCTGGCGTTGTTCGCGGCGCTCCGCGCGACGCCGGTGCTGCTGGTGCGGGGCGAACGGTCCGACGTTCTGCACGCCGACGCCTTCGAGCGTATGGGACGATTGCTGCCCGATGCGCGACGGCTGACGGTTCCCGGCGTCGGCCACGCGCCCAGTTTGTCCGAACCCCTTGCCCAGGAAGCCATCGATGAATTCCTCCGTCCCTTCTGA
- a CDS encoding haloacid dehalogenase type II, producing MKKSSAFHGIEACVFDAYGTLFDVAAAARRCADDLGDKSGPLADIWRTKQLQYTWLRSLMGEYADFWKLTGDALDYALAATGMGGNPALRRKLMNLYRDLDAYPDAVDTLRALRKAGFKTAILSNGSPGMLRAAAASAGLNRLLDHVLSVHGLRIFKPDPRVYGLVTKAFKVKPAKVCFVSSNSWDAWAGAHFGFRSVWINRSGAPRENMPGRIAAEARALADLPRLLGI from the coding sequence ACCCTGTTCGACGTGGCGGCGGCGGCCCGGCGCTGCGCCGACGACCTTGGCGACAAGTCGGGGCCGCTCGCCGATATCTGGCGCACCAAGCAACTGCAGTACACTTGGCTGAGAAGCCTGATGGGCGAATATGCCGACTTCTGGAAATTGACCGGCGATGCGCTCGACTACGCTTTGGCGGCAACCGGCATGGGGGGCAATCCGGCGTTGCGCCGCAAGCTAATGAATTTGTACCGCGACCTCGACGCCTACCCGGACGCGGTCGATACGCTTCGCGCATTGCGCAAGGCGGGTTTCAAGACCGCGATCCTCTCCAACGGTTCGCCCGGCATGCTGCGCGCGGCCGCCGCCAGCGCGGGCTTGAATCGGTTGCTCGACCATGTGCTCTCGGTTCACGGGCTCAGGATTTTCAAGCCCGATCCGCGGGTCTACGGGCTGGTGACCAAGGCCTTCAAGGTCAAACCGGCAAAAGTCTGCTTCGTCTCCTCCAACAGTTGGGACGCCTGGGCCGGCGCGCATTTCGGCTTCCGCTCGGTATGGATCAACCGGTCCGGCGCGCCGCGGGAGAACATGCCGGGACGAATCGCGGCCGAAGCGCGCGCCCTCGCCGACCTTCCTCGACTACTCGGGATATGA